Proteins encoded in a region of the Lentimicrobium sp. L6 genome:
- a CDS encoding PEP/pyruvate-binding domain-containing protein — MSDKLSHNDIKFPKESKSLKHLKELSCINQIVGVLKENKSLAESLKEIVTLLPQFWQYADYTVARIHFDGENYKSPKFNFSPWKLQKRFSTIKGKLGYVEVYYTAEFMEADQGPFCTEETNLLSIITSKITGFLNSLEAKSKKPDNEHEFISFHREENPKEKKLVTRKLLQRFINKNNYARDIYHDLMPYKVKEILLVANLYDAYSIEKEGRFSEYVLGEYSTLNLTSIPRITGVSSAEDAMEELQKKNYDLVIIMMGTDKFGPVKLSEDIKDIFSFMPVFLLLHNNRDAAYFKGDFPKSFDSVFVWNGESQVFFAMIKMVEDKVNLQNDTQKGMARVILLVEDTPKYYSRYLPMLYNIVMEQTRRIIEDVSTDELYKVLRLRARPKIIHTDNYEEAIEIFNNYKDYMLCLITDVKFYKNAELDDRAGVKLVKYVRKHIEDLPTIIQSSQKENMSEAYLLQASFIDKNSDSLLIDFKNFITHYLGFGDFIFRDMNGRKLAVAKSLRDFEQHLKTIPDESILYHATKNHFSLWLMARGEIQIARIINPSKVNDFKDSKQLRKYLVEVMQRFRNEQNRGKIIPYKTNQIGNAKNIIKLTDGSLGGKGRGLAFLNSLIHNFDFSQILDEINICNPVTYLVGTDEYELFLENNNLHSKLKLVQDYEVIKKIFINGKLSSKLVIKLKEILKETKKPLAIRSSGLFEDSLMQPFAGIFDTFLLPNNHSNDDIRLKQVTDAIKLVYASVYSDIARGYVEAVNYRIEEEKMAIVIQEVVGNQYDDKFYPHFSGVAQSYNYYPIAHMKPEEGFANIAVGLGKYVVDGEKSYRFSPRYPDLENYSSKDLFKNSQTSFYAVNMKERELDLMISDDEGLIKLDISESEKHGTLKHMASVFDQDNNRVVPGIFKPGPRIINFANILKYNYIPLSRALEVILQIGQEAIGSPVEIEFAVDLNRDSDYKTSLYILQIKPLTGNADDYNINMDEEDLDKMLLYTENGLGNGMIDHITDFIYVDLETFDKSETIKMTKEIEALNAKMMKLDKQYVLIGPGRWGTRDPWIGIPVSWPQICNAKIIVETSLANFPLDGSSGSHFFHNVTSADVGYLSVQQELSSNKINWEILDKQKVVERTKYFKHIEFKNPVTIKMDGKKRISIMHYND, encoded by the coding sequence ATGTCAGATAAACTATCACATAACGATATAAAATTCCCAAAAGAAAGTAAATCACTCAAGCATTTAAAAGAGCTATCTTGTATCAATCAGATAGTTGGTGTACTCAAGGAGAACAAGTCTTTGGCAGAGTCTTTAAAAGAAATCGTGACCCTCCTACCTCAGTTCTGGCAGTATGCTGATTACACTGTTGCACGCATTCATTTCGATGGAGAGAATTATAAAAGTCCAAAATTCAATTTTTCTCCTTGGAAACTGCAAAAAAGATTCTCTACCATAAAAGGTAAGCTGGGTTATGTGGAAGTATATTATACAGCTGAATTTATGGAAGCTGACCAAGGGCCATTCTGTACTGAAGAGACAAATCTTTTAAGTATTATCACCTCAAAAATCACAGGATTTCTAAATAGCCTCGAAGCCAAGTCTAAGAAACCTGACAATGAACATGAGTTTATTTCCTTTCATAGGGAAGAAAACCCTAAAGAAAAAAAGTTAGTCACAAGAAAGCTGCTACAGCGATTTATCAATAAGAATAATTATGCCCGTGATATCTATCATGATCTCATGCCTTATAAGGTTAAAGAAATTCTTTTAGTCGCCAATCTTTACGATGCTTACAGTATAGAAAAAGAAGGCCGATTTAGTGAATATGTATTGGGGGAATACAGTACATTAAACCTGACAAGTATACCAAGAATCACTGGAGTTTCCTCGGCAGAAGACGCCATGGAAGAACTTCAGAAAAAAAATTACGATTTGGTGATCATCATGATGGGAACTGATAAATTTGGTCCTGTCAAACTCAGTGAAGACATTAAAGACATCTTTTCTTTTATGCCAGTCTTCCTACTGCTGCATAATAATAGAGATGCTGCATATTTTAAAGGTGATTTCCCCAAATCATTCGATAGTGTATTTGTCTGGAATGGAGAATCGCAGGTGTTTTTTGCCATGATAAAAATGGTAGAAGATAAAGTTAACCTTCAGAACGATACCCAAAAAGGAATGGCTCGTGTAATTCTTTTAGTAGAAGACACCCCCAAATATTATAGCCGTTATCTGCCTATGCTCTATAACATTGTTATGGAACAAACCCGACGAATTATTGAAGACGTAAGTACAGATGAACTCTATAAAGTTTTAAGATTGAGAGCAAGACCTAAAATTATTCATACCGACAATTACGAGGAAGCCATCGAGATCTTTAATAATTATAAAGATTATATGTTATGCCTCATCACCGATGTGAAGTTTTACAAAAATGCTGAGTTAGATGATCGTGCAGGAGTTAAGTTGGTGAAATACGTTAGAAAACATATTGAAGATTTACCTACAATCATTCAATCTTCTCAAAAGGAAAATATGAGTGAAGCCTATTTGCTTCAGGCGAGCTTTATTGATAAAAATTCTGATAGCCTTCTTATTGATTTCAAAAATTTCATCACTCACTATTTAGGTTTCGGTGATTTTATCTTCCGAGATATGAATGGTCGTAAACTAGCAGTAGCTAAGTCTTTACGCGATTTTGAGCAACATCTAAAAACAATCCCAGATGAAAGTATTCTCTACCATGCTACCAAAAATCACTTTAGTCTTTGGTTAATGGCTCGAGGCGAGATTCAAATTGCAAGAATCATCAATCCTTCAAAAGTCAATGATTTTAAAGACAGCAAACAACTTCGTAAATATTTAGTAGAGGTGATGCAGCGTTTCAGAAATGAACAAAACAGGGGTAAAATCATTCCCTACAAAACCAACCAAATAGGAAATGCAAAAAACATCATCAAACTTACCGACGGTTCTTTGGGAGGAAAAGGGCGTGGTTTAGCCTTCTTAAACAGCCTCATCCATAATTTCGATTTTAGCCAGATTCTTGATGAGATTAACATCTGTAATCCTGTTACTTATTTGGTAGGCACTGATGAATATGAATTATTTTTGGAGAATAACAACCTTCATTCGAAACTAAAATTAGTACAAGACTATGAGGTTATCAAGAAAATCTTTATCAATGGAAAACTATCCTCCAAATTAGTTATTAAACTAAAAGAAATTTTGAAGGAAACTAAGAAACCTCTAGCTATCCGCTCTAGTGGTCTTTTTGAGGATTCCTTAATGCAGCCATTTGCAGGAATATTTGACACTTTCCTGTTACCCAATAACCATAGTAATGATGATATCAGACTTAAACAAGTAACTGATGCTATTAAACTGGTCTATGCATCAGTATACTCTGATATTGCAAGAGGATATGTGGAGGCTGTAAACTATCGTATTGAAGAAGAAAAGATGGCCATCGTTATACAAGAGGTAGTCGGAAACCAATATGATGATAAATTCTATCCTCATTTTAGTGGAGTAGCTCAAAGCTATAATTATTATCCCATTGCCCATATGAAACCAGAGGAGGGCTTCGCAAACATTGCCGTTGGATTGGGGAAATATGTAGTCGATGGTGAGAAATCCTATCGCTTTTCACCCAGGTATCCCGATTTAGAAAATTATTCTTCAAAAGATTTGTTCAAAAACTCTCAGACTAGTTTCTATGCCGTGAACATGAAAGAAAGAGAACTCGATTTAATGATAAGCGATGATGAGGGTTTAATCAAATTAGACATTAGCGAATCGGAAAAGCACGGAACTTTAAAACACATGGCCAGTGTTTTCGATCAAGATAATAATAGAGTGGTACCTGGAATATTCAAACCTGGACCGAGAATTATCAACTTCGCCAATATTTTGAAATATAATTACATCCCTCTTTCTCGAGCTTTAGAGGTTATCTTACAAATTGGGCAAGAAGCCATTGGCAGCCCTGTTGAGATTGAATTTGCAGTAGATTTAAACAGAGATTCGGATTATAAAACCAGCTTATACATCTTACAAATAAAGCCTCTTACTGGAAATGCTGATGACTATAATATTAATATGGATGAGGAAGACCTTGATAAAATGCTCCTCTACACCGAAAATGGCTTAGGAAACGGAATGATAGACCATATCACCGATTTTATATACGTAGACTTGGAAACTTTTGATAAATCTGAAACTATTAAAATGACCAAGGAAATAGAAGCTCTAAATGCTAAAATGATGAAGCTGGATAAACAATATGTTCTCATCGGTCCAGGCCGCTGGGGTACTCGCGACCCTTGGATTGGAATCCCTGTTAGCTGGCCACAAATATGCAATGCAAAAATAATTGTGGAAACTAGTTTAGCCAACTTCCCATTGGATGGCTCCTCGGGATCGCATTTCTTTCACAATGTTACCTCAGCAGATGTAGGATATTTAAGTGTTCAACAAGAACTCTCCTCAAATAAAATCAATTGGGAAATCCTTGATAAACAAAAGGTAGTTGAAAGAACAAAATACTTTAAACATATTGAATTTAAAAACCCAGTAACCATTAAAATGGATGGCAAAAAGCGAATCTCCATCATGCACTATAACGATTAA
- a CDS encoding response regulator transcription factor — MIRVVIKDSNKIICEGIRSLLSDVNDIEITDFYNTAEELTRRVRLSQPNIILYHSYLSNADDVAEIKKIANDYSKARLLVLSLNTRESFILKSIKAGAKGFLTKDTTRAELVEAIYTLRSGYDYYGKSITNILLNSYLRKASDSESPLDKQLNVLSERELEVLKLFSESYTNSEIADKLFISIRTVESHKNNIMRKINLRTTVDLVKFAIRNNITEV; from the coding sequence TTGATTAGAGTAGTTATCAAGGATAGTAATAAAATAATTTGTGAAGGCATTAGATCTTTACTCTCGGATGTCAACGATATTGAAATAACTGATTTCTATAATACTGCTGAAGAACTCACCCGAAGGGTGCGTTTGTCTCAGCCCAATATCATACTTTATCATTCTTATTTGTCGAATGCGGATGATGTAGCTGAGATTAAGAAAATTGCTAATGATTATTCAAAAGCACGGTTGTTGGTCTTGTCGTTAAACACTCGTGAGTCTTTTATTTTGAAGTCTATAAAAGCCGGTGCTAAAGGGTTTTTAACAAAAGACACTACGCGAGCGGAATTAGTGGAGGCTATATATACCTTGCGCAGTGGATACGATTATTATGGTAAATCCATCACCAATATTCTATTAAATTCTTATTTAAGGAAAGCCAGTGATAGTGAGAGTCCGTTGGACAAGCAGCTGAATGTATTATCTGAGCGCGAGCTGGAAGTGTTGAAGTTATTCTCTGAAAGCTATACCAATAGTGAGATTGCCGATAAACTTTTTATTAGCATTCGGACAGTGGAAAGTCATAAGAATAATATTATGCGCAAAATTAATCTTCGTACAACAGTCGATCTGGTAAAATTTGCCATCA